In a single window of the Coffea eugenioides isolate CCC68of chromosome 3, Ceug_1.0, whole genome shotgun sequence genome:
- the LOC113766253 gene encoding cytochrome P450 71A2-like: protein MALINLDLSFFSIFSLLVFLLSLLKWFYAASKPQKKLPPSPPKLPIIGNLHQLGQFPHRSLQSLSRKYGPLMLLELGSKPMLVVSSSNAACQILKTHDLSFASRPKSGIPDKLFYGSKDIAFAPYGEYWRQLKSISMLHLLSNKRIQSFQHVREEETSLMIEKISRMCSSSAVNLSDMFLILTNDIICRVALGRKYSEEENGRKSMENLKVFGELLGIFDVGNYIPSLAWVNRFNGLDSKVKKTVKQIDGFLEGVIEEHMNKRKGKAESDSTTEARCQDFVDILIEINEEKTMGFALERDAMKAIILDVFGAGSDTTHSVMDWGMSELLKNPKVLHKLQAEVRDVTQGKPEITRADMEKMQYLKAVIKETMRLHTPVPLLGPKESNQDVKVMGYDVPKSTQVLVNAWAIARDPLLWENPEEFRPERFLGSSVDFHGLNFELIPFGAGRRVCPGINFAMSVTELALAKLVNKFNFTSPDGINPNELDMTELFGITVHRKFPLHAIATPYSC, encoded by the exons ATGGCTTTAATCAATCTTgatctttcatttttctcaattttttcctTGCTCGTATTCCTTCTATCCCTTCTCAAATGGTTCTACGCTGCTTCTAAACCCCAGAAAAAGCTACCACCATCTCCACCAAAGCTCCCAATTATTGGCAATCTTCACCAGCTTGGCCAGTTTCCACATCGCTCCCTTCAATCACTGTCAAGAAAATATGGTCCACTCATGCTGCTTGAACTGGGAAGCAAGCCAATGCTGGTTGTCTCTTCCTCTAATGCAGCTTGCCAGATCTTGAAAACCCATGATTTATCCTTTGCAAGCAGGCCTAAATCGGGCATCCCAGATAAACTCTTTTACGGAAGCAAGGACATAGCTTTTGCGCCATATGGTGAGTATTGGAGACAACTAAAAAGCATTTCTATGCTTCATCTTTTGAGTAACAAAAGGATTCAGTCTTTTCAACATGTCAGAGAGGAAGAGACGTCACTCATGATCGAGAAGATCAGCCGAATGTGTTCTTCCTCAGCTGTAAACTTAAGTGACATGTTTTTAATTCTCACCAATGATATAATCTGTAGGGTTGCCTTGGGGAGGAAGTATAGTGAGGAagaaaatgggaggaaaagtaTGGAGAATTTGAAGGTGTTTGGTGAGTTACTGGGTATTTTTGATGTAGGAAACTATATTCCTTCGCTTGCATGGGTTAATCGCTTCAATGGTTTGGATTCTAAAGTGAAGAAAACGGTTAAAcagattgatggatttcttgaGGGTGTGATAGAAGAGCACATGAATAAGAGGAAAGGAAAGGCCGAAAGCGACTCTACTACTGAGGCAAGATGCCAAGACTTTGTAGATATCTTGATTGAGATTAATGAGGAAAAGACTATGGGCTTTGCTCTTGAGCGAGATGCGATGAAAGCTATCATCCTG GATGTCTTTGGTGCTGGATCTGATACAACACATTCAGTTATGGATTGGGGAATGTCAGAACTTCTAAAGAACCCCAAAGTCTTGCATAAATTGCAGGCTGAGGTAAGAGATGTGACTCAAGGAAAGCCAGAAATAACTCGAGCTGATATGGAGAAAATGCAGTACTTAAAAGCAGTGATTAAAGAAACTATGCGACTTCATACTCCAGTTCCATTACTGGGTCCTAAAGAATCGAATCAAGACGTCAAAGTAATGGGATATGATGTACCAAAGAGCACACAGGTACTTGTGAATGCTTGGGCAATTGCAAGAGATCCATTGTTGTGGGAGAACCCTGAGGAATTTCGACCTGAGAGATTTTTGGGTTCGAGCGTAGATTTCCATGGTTTGAACTTTGAGTTAATTCCGTTTGGTGCCGGACGAAGAGTTTGCCCGGGTATCAACTTCGCCATGTCAGTAACTGAACTTGCATTGGCAAAACTGGTCAACAAATTTAACTTTACATCACCTGATGGAATCAATCCAAACGAGTTGGACATGACCGAATTATTTGGTATCACAGTCCACAGAAAATTTCCTCTGCATGCCATTGCCACACCATATTCTTGCTAA